A part of Puniceicoccaceae bacterium genomic DNA contains:
- the betT gene encoding choline BCCT transporter BetT: MHQPDTPPEHSSEKKPWIVINPPVFFASAILTLAFVLYTILSPTSAEFVFEKVQSWVVESAGWFYILSVAGFLVFVIFLALSPYGTIKLGLDHSEPDYSYLSWFAMLFSAGMGIGLMFFGVAEPIMHYVYPPVGEGATVEAAREAMRITFFHWGVHAWAIYAIVALSLAYFAFRHNLPLTIRSAFYPLIGEKIYGPIGHTVDTFAVLGTIFGVATSLGFGVIQVNSGLNYLFDVPTSIAVQVVLIAVITAIATLSVGLGLDTGIRRISELNIILAVALLLFVLIAGPTVFLLQTFVQNTGNYISGLMATTFNLYAYEPTGWIGGWTLFYWGWWIAWSPFVGMFIARVSKGRTVREFVIGVLFVPVGFTFMWMTFFGDTAIHMVMIQGIQGLTEAVAADSSVAIFRFFEQLPFSSVTSLLATLLVVTFFVTSSDSGSLVVDMLTSGGKEESPLWQRIFWAVTEGLVAAVLLIAGGLGALQTASIASALPFTVVMILMCWGLARALRIETLKRTTLRDARVHPGMGHPERSWKARLRTMVHHPSRDEVERFLEEVARPAFEQVREELKGQNVQARVEKGDDGRLWVEVLHAEETDFYYLVRPRRYEPPSFVLRDTRQKRLENLKFYRAEVHFKEGGQDYDIMGWSQSDVIHDVIDQYERHLHFLNAVR; encoded by the coding sequence ATGCATCAACCCGACACCCCACCTGAACATTCATCGGAGAAAAAACCGTGGATCGTGATCAATCCACCGGTCTTCTTTGCCTCCGCTATCCTGACGCTTGCCTTTGTACTCTACACAATCCTCTCCCCCACATCGGCGGAGTTTGTCTTTGAAAAGGTGCAATCCTGGGTTGTCGAATCTGCAGGCTGGTTCTACATCCTTTCAGTCGCAGGATTTCTGGTGTTTGTCATCTTCCTAGCGCTTTCACCCTACGGAACCATTAAACTCGGTCTGGACCACAGTGAGCCGGACTACAGTTACCTCTCGTGGTTTGCCATGCTTTTTTCCGCTGGTATGGGCATCGGACTCATGTTTTTCGGAGTTGCCGAACCCATCATGCACTACGTCTATCCTCCCGTTGGCGAAGGGGCCACAGTCGAGGCCGCACGGGAAGCCATGCGCATTACCTTCTTTCACTGGGGAGTACACGCCTGGGCCATCTACGCCATCGTCGCGCTATCCCTCGCATATTTTGCGTTTCGCCACAATTTGCCACTCACCATCCGTTCCGCATTTTACCCGTTGATCGGAGAAAAAATTTACGGTCCCATCGGTCACACAGTCGATACCTTTGCCGTGCTTGGCACTATCTTCGGTGTCGCGACTTCGCTCGGATTTGGGGTCATCCAGGTCAATTCAGGACTCAACTATCTTTTTGACGTACCCACGTCGATCGCGGTTCAGGTTGTGCTGATCGCAGTCATCACCGCCATCGCCACCCTCTCTGTCGGACTCGGACTCGATACCGGTATCCGCCGCATATCCGAGCTGAACATCATCCTGGCAGTCGCACTGCTGCTCTTTGTGCTGATTGCGGGTCCCACCGTATTCCTGCTGCAAACTTTTGTGCAAAACACGGGCAACTACATTTCAGGACTGATGGCGACCACCTTCAACCTGTACGCCTACGAACCCACTGGCTGGATTGGCGGATGGACCCTCTTTTATTGGGGCTGGTGGATCGCCTGGTCCCCTTTTGTGGGCATGTTCATCGCACGGGTTTCCAAGGGGCGCACTGTACGGGAGTTCGTGATTGGGGTGCTATTTGTGCCCGTCGGCTTTACATTCATGTGGATGACGTTTTTTGGCGATACCGCCATCCACATGGTCATGATTCAAGGCATCCAGGGACTGACGGAAGCAGTTGCAGCCGACTCTTCGGTCGCGATATTCAGGTTTTTTGAGCAGCTCCCCTTTTCAAGTGTAACCTCCCTATTGGCCACTTTGCTGGTGGTCACGTTTTTTGTCACTTCCTCAGACTCCGGTTCTCTGGTTGTGGACATGCTCACATCTGGAGGGAAAGAAGAATCCCCCCTCTGGCAGCGCATCTTCTGGGCGGTCACCGAAGGGCTGGTCGCTGCCGTACTGCTGATCGCGGGGGGTCTCGGCGCTCTACAAACCGCCAGTATCGCCAGCGCGCTCCCGTTCACCGTGGTCATGATTCTCATGTGCTGGGGACTTGCGCGTGCCCTTCGAATCGAAACGCTCAAACGCACGACCCTGCGTGATGCACGGGTGCATCCGGGCATGGGGCACCCTGAGCGATCCTGGAAGGCACGCCTGCGCACCATGGTTCACCATCCTTCCAGGGATGAGGTTGAGCGTTTTCTTGAGGAAGTCGCCCGTCCCGCCTTCGAACAGGTTCGCGAGGAGTTGAAGGGACAAAACGTACAGGCCCGTGTGGAAAAAGGTGACGACGGAAGACTGTGGGTGGAGGTCTTGCACGCTGAGGAGACTGATTTCTACTACCTGGTTCGTCCTCGACGCTATGAGCCGCCTTCGTTTGTTCTGCGCGACACCCGCCAGAAGCGCCTGGAGAACCTGAAGTTCTATCGTGCAGAGGTGCACTTCAAGGAGGGAGGACAGGACTATGACATCATGGGCTGGAGCCAGTCCGATGTCATTCACGATGTCATCGATCAATACGAGCGTCACTTGCATTTCCTCAATGCCGTGCGCTAA
- a CDS encoding family 43 glycosylhydrolase, with protein sequence MTRYLNLLFLFPLLSTSLVLPCTAVSDAKVAPKPLYRDPVYDGAADPVVIWNPHEAAWWMFYTNRRANVEGLSGVAWVHGSHIGIAESRDGGSTWTHVGTANIDVSAVNPDDGLTFWAPDVYTAPDGSHYMFLTLVPGVFETWDYPRSMVRLESEDLRNWSNATEIVLSSDRVIDAAILQLGPKHWRMWYNDERDGKSIYYADSEDLQHWTDRGKAVGDQAGEGPKVFRWKGYYWMVVDVWDGLGVYRSDDATTWLRQPENLLREPGVGEDDRVKGGHPDVVVREDRAWLFYFVHPGRTADQTHFSDGTELRRSSIQVVELQHEEGQLHCDRNAPTYVELGQSE encoded by the coding sequence ATGACTCGATACCTGAATCTGCTTTTCCTGTTTCCACTGCTGTCGACAAGCCTTGTATTGCCTTGCACTGCGGTGTCTGACGCTAAGGTTGCGCCGAAGCCGCTCTATCGTGATCCGGTGTATGATGGGGCAGCGGATCCCGTGGTGATCTGGAACCCACATGAAGCGGCGTGGTGGATGTTTTATACCAACCGACGGGCAAATGTGGAAGGACTCAGCGGAGTTGCCTGGGTACACGGCTCGCACATTGGCATTGCAGAGTCACGCGACGGGGGAAGCACCTGGACCCACGTGGGAACCGCGAATATCGATGTGAGCGCGGTCAACCCGGATGATGGACTCACCTTTTGGGCACCGGATGTTTATACCGCACCGGATGGCAGCCACTACATGTTCTTGACCCTCGTGCCAGGCGTTTTTGAGACCTGGGATTATCCACGAAGCATGGTGCGACTGGAGAGTGAAGATCTGCGAAACTGGTCAAATGCGACGGAGATCGTGCTCTCATCGGATCGGGTGATCGATGCAGCAATTCTGCAGCTTGGACCGAAACACTGGCGCATGTGGTACAATGATGAGCGTGACGGGAAATCCATTTATTACGCGGACAGCGAGGATTTGCAGCATTGGACAGACCGAGGAAAAGCGGTTGGAGATCAGGCGGGTGAAGGTCCAAAGGTCTTTCGGTGGAAGGGATATTATTGGATGGTCGTGGACGTGTGGGACGGGCTTGGCGTCTACCGTTCTGACGATGCCACAACCTGGCTGCGTCAGCCAGAAAACCTGCTGAGAGAGCCGGGAGTCGGTGAAGATGATCGCGTGAAGGGAGGGCATCCTGATGTTGTGGTGCGGGAGGATCGTGCCTGGCTCTTCTATTTTGTGCATCCGGGGCGCACAGCGGACCAGACCCATTTTTCAGATGGAACCGAGCTTCGGCGCAGTTCGATTCAGGTGGTGGAACTGCAGCATGAAGAGGGTCAACTGCACTGCGACCGCAATGCCCCCACATACGTGGAACTGGGCCAGTCCGAGTGA
- a CDS encoding Crp/Fnr family transcriptional regulator yields the protein MFLGSFFGEHGKALKIRNREFLTRQGECDTRAFWLESGLLKATYVTEDGREFVKSFFEEGSLLGSLRAQFEGIPNPFSLQALENCSLYAVDMLALRHKAACDLTLSNALLEAMLALAIKKERRELEFLTLSAEERYGQMIRCNPGLVQRITQNDVARYLGITPVALSRIRNRIRFKGFN from the coding sequence ATGTTTCTTGGCTCATTTTTCGGTGAACATGGCAAAGCTCTGAAGATTCGAAATCGTGAATTTCTGACGCGCCAGGGAGAATGTGATACACGAGCATTCTGGTTAGAGTCGGGTTTATTGAAAGCGACCTATGTCACCGAGGATGGCAGAGAGTTTGTGAAATCCTTCTTTGAGGAAGGTTCGCTCCTGGGCAGTCTTCGTGCTCAGTTTGAAGGTATCCCCAACCCGTTTAGTCTTCAGGCTCTCGAGAACTGCAGCTTGTATGCTGTCGACATGCTGGCCCTTCGGCACAAAGCGGCATGCGATTTGACACTCTCGAATGCACTTCTCGAGGCAATGCTTGCCCTTGCAATCAAGAAGGAACGCCGAGAACTCGAATTCCTTACGTTGAGTGCAGAGGAGCGTTACGGTCAAATGATTCGCTGCAATCCGGGGTTGGTCCAGCGTATCACCCAAAATGATGTTGCGCGCTACCTCGGTATCACACCAGTTGCATTGAGTCGCATCCGCAATCGCATCCGATTCAAGGGTTTCAACTGA
- a CDS encoding SDR family NAD(P)-dependent oxidoreductase, translating to MKLINKSILVTGSTSGVGLELVKQLCSANTVFAVGRSSEKLASLKSQHPQITALQCDLSDIESVRNLADEILSRQHIPDVILFNAAIQHSHWFGNKILTPEKIVEEINVNLTSTCLLIHLLLPMLTSSGKEVRLVFINSALAFAPKRSAAIYCATKSALMTLARSLNYQLGGTQIRVLQSYLPIIDTPMTEGRKCKKIPANQAAAEILTGINKDRSEYAFGKARILRLIHRIAPSLAFRITRLA from the coding sequence ATGAAACTCATCAACAAGTCAATTCTGGTCACTGGGTCCACGTCAGGTGTGGGTCTCGAACTCGTCAAGCAGCTGTGTTCGGCAAATACGGTCTTTGCCGTCGGTCGGTCGTCGGAGAAGCTTGCATCCCTGAAGTCACAGCATCCTCAAATTACAGCACTTCAATGTGACCTCTCAGACATCGAATCCGTACGAAACCTGGCTGATGAGATACTCAGCCGTCAGCATATTCCAGATGTGATTCTCTTTAATGCCGCAATCCAGCATTCCCATTGGTTCGGAAACAAAATTCTGACGCCCGAGAAAATCGTTGAAGAAATCAATGTCAACCTGACCTCAACTTGCCTCCTTATCCATCTCTTGCTTCCCATGCTCACCTCCTCTGGCAAAGAGGTCAGACTGGTTTTCATCAATTCCGCTTTGGCCTTTGCACCCAAGCGCAGTGCTGCCATATACTGTGCCACAAAATCCGCATTGATGACACTTGCCCGTTCTCTGAATTACCAGCTGGGCGGAACGCAGATTCGCGTCCTTCAATCCTATTTGCCGATCATCGACACACCGATGACTGAAGGCCGGAAATGCAAGAAAATCCCTGCTAACCAAGCGGCTGCAGAGATTCTTACGGGCATCAATAAAGACCGTAGCGAATACGCGTTCGGAAAGGCGCGTATCCTCCGTTTGATCCACCGGATCGCTCCGTCCCTGGCCTTCCGAATCACCCGTCTGGCCTGA